tgtaggtgaccaaatacttattttccaccataatttgaaaataaattcataaaaaattctaccatcagattttctggattttttttctcattttgtctgtcatagctgaagtgtacctatgatgaaaatgacaggcctctcatctttttaagtgggagaacttgcacaattggtggctgactaaatacttttttgccccactgtacatactgtagatagataggtAGATGGGGAAGTAGTTCACTTCTGAAACACCCCATCTCTTTTTTGTCTTCAGACACAACACTCCCTCACACATGATAGGCTGAGTATAGCACTGCATGAGGCTTGCATGCGGGAACAGTAGATAAAGTGACTCACACTTCCTCTGTGAGTGTGACTCAAAAAAACTCCAATGTGGGATGTAAACTTTTTCGCATCTTTTCCATCCATTTTACATGAAGCCTTCAATTGTTTTCCACAGGACAGGATTGGCTGGAGGAATAGCAGCACTCGGCTAATCGTCCTGACCACCGACGATGGCTTCCACATGGCAGGGGATGGCAAGCTGGCTGGCATACTGGAGCCCAACGACGAGAGATGTTACATGGACAACAAGCTGTACACTAAGAGCAATGACATGGTATGTGATGATGACATGGGACACATTCAGATCAATATGATTGGTCCTCACCAAGACTTTGATATACTGTACTGGATATGAAAAATACCATGAGAGAATATGAAAAATATGTAATGAATGAACTGGGACTGAACTAAAGCCTGTATATTCCAACCCTTTTGGCCCTAAACAATTACATTCTTGAGGTTGTACAAGTTAAGTGTCTCTGTATGTAGGACTACCCATCTGTTGGTCAAGTGGCTTCGCAGTTAGAGAAGAACAACATTCAGCCAATCTTTGCTGTGACAAAGAACATGGAGAATGTATACAGGGTAAGTGGACTCTCTTTATTTCGAtcattctttctttttttcttcctcAGTTTTTCTACTGTTATAAACGCCAACATATGTAATGCAGTAACTTATTAATACTGCCACATAATAATGAAGAGTATCCTAAATAACTCTCACAATacacctgacccccccccccataaaactCTGTTGAGGGGAAATGTACTTGATTcgattgtgatgtgttgttgtcttacctaACTATCTTCCAGGAACTCAGTAGAATGATCCCCAAGTCTGAGGTGGGAGTATTGTCAGAGGACTCCAAAAATGTTGTTGAATTGATCCAAGCTGCCTACAATGTAAGACATTTACAATATTTGTTTAATTCTTATTCAGATATTTACAATCTTTTCTTATTCATTTAACAaatctctttaaaaaaaagatgGTACTCCAATAATTATGTGTTTAATGTGTAGAACCTTGCTTGATTTTTATCATAAACCTCTAGTATCTCTAGGAATAATGTATCAGTTTGGATTTGCttgtgatgttttttttctggTGATTTAGCATTGGTGTCAACTCTGAGACTGTTTTGTGTCTGACACAGAGGCTCTCCTCCAAAGTGACAGTGACTCATGATGCTCTCCCTGACAATGTGAGAGTCACTTACACTCCACTCTGTCCTGGAGGGGGACCCGCAGGGGACAAGGGGGTCTGTGATAACGTCAAAGTAGGAGACTTGGTAAGAGATCAGAAGTAAAAGACTATCACATACCAAATATTTATATGGTAACACTTGATAATAACTGAAGTATTAATCAACTATTGATAAAACAGTAATATGTATTTCATTTCTTTGTAAACACTTATGTACATTTATGgtatgtacccccccccccccccccccccccccccccccgccgcattccaaaacagactgcaactctttgttaagggtttcagtgacttcattagctgtggttgctgatgcgtttATGGTTGAATCCTCAGCATACatgaacacacatgctttgtttaatgcatATGGCAGTTCATTAGTAAACATataaaagagtagagggcctagaaatctgccctgtggtacaccacactttacatgtttgacattagagaagataccattaaagaaaacccgttgagttctattagatacagtggggcaaaaagtatttagtcagctaccaattgtgcaagttctcccacttaaaaagatgagagaggcctgtaattttcatcataggtacacttcaactatgacagacaaaatgagaagaagaaaatccagaaaatcacattgtaggatttttaatgaatttatttgcaaattatggtggaaaataagtatttggtcacctacaaacaagcaagatttctggctctcacagacctgtaacttcgtctttaagaggctcctctgtcttcctcgtTACCTgaattaatggcacctgtttgaacttgttatcagtataaaagacacctgtccacaacctcaaacagtcacactccaaactccactatggccaagaccaaatagctgtcaaaggacaccagaaacaaaattgtagacctgcaccaggctgggaagactgaatctgcaataggtaagcagcttggtttgaagaaatcaactgtgggagcaattattaggaaatggaagacatacaagaccactgataatctccctcgatctggggctccacgcaatatctcacccgtggggtcaaaatgatcacaagaacggtgagcaaaaatcccagaaccacacgggagaacctagtgaatgacctgcagagagctgggaccaaagtaataaagcctaccatcagtaacacactacgctgccagggactcaaatcctgcagtgccagacgtgtccccctgcttaagccagtacatgtccaggcccgtctgaagtttgctagagagcatttgaatgatccagatgaagattgggagaatgtcatatggtcagatgaaactaaaatataactttttggtaaaaactcaactcgtcgtgtttggaggacaaagaatgctgagttgcatccaaagaacaccatacctactgtgaagcatgggggtggaaacatcatgctttggggctgtttttctgcaaagggaccaggacgactgatccgtgtaaaggaaagaatgaatggggccatgtatcgtgagattttgagtgaaaacctccttccatcagcaagggcattgaagatgaaacgtggttgggtctttcagcatgacaatgatcccaaacacaccacccgggcaacgaaggagtggcttcgtaaaaagcatttcaaggtcctggagtggccttgccagtctccagatctcaacccaattgaaaatctttggagggagttgaaagtccgtgttgcccagcaacagccccaaaacatcactgactgctctagaggagatctgcttggaggaatgggccaaaataccagcaacagtgtgtgaaaaccttgtgaagacttacagaaaacgtttgacctctgtcattgccaacaaagggtatataacaaattattaagataaacttttgttattgaccaaatacttattttccaccataatttgcaaataaattcattaaaaatcctacaatgtgattttctggattttttttttcattttgtctgtcataattgaagtgtacctatgatgaaaattacaggcctctctcatctttttaagtgggagaacttgcacaattggagtctgactaaatacttttttgccccactgtagatagctctgaatccacaatatagcagaggttaaaaagccataacacataccagtcaaaagtttagacacagctactcattgaaggaattttctttatttctactattttatacattgtaaaataataatgaagacatcacaactatgaaataacacataaggaatcatgtagtgaccagaaaagtgttaaacaaaccaaatatattttagattttagattcttcaaagtagccaccctttgtcttgattcagctttacacactcttggcattctcttaaccagcttcacctggaatgcttttccaacagtcttgaaggagttcccacatatgctgagcatttgttggctgcttttccttcactctgcggtgcggtccaactcatcccaaaccatctcaatttggttgacgtcggatgattgtggaggccaggtcatctgatgcagcactccatcactctccttcttggtcaaatagcccttaaacagcctggaagtgtgttggatcattgtcgtgttgaaaaacaaatgatatagTAGTCCCACTcagcgtaaaccagatgggatggcatatcgctgcagaatgctgtggtagccatgctggttaagtttgtcatgaatacaaaataaatcacagacagtgtcaccagtatagcacccccacaccatcacacctcctcctccatgcttcatagtgggaaccacacatgcggagatcatgcgttcacctactctgtgtctcacaaagacggCAGTTGGACcgaaaaatctcacatttggactcatcagaacaaaggacagattttcacaggtctaatgtccactgctcgtgtttcttggcccaagcaagtctcttcttattattggtgtcctttagtagtgatttatttgcagcaattcgaccatgaaggtctgattcacacagtctcctgtgAATaggtgatgttgagatgtgtctgttacttgaactctgtgaagcatttatttgggctccaaattctaactctaatgaacttgtcctctgcagcagaggtaattctgggtcttcctttcctgtggcggtcctcatgagagccagtttcatcatagcgcttgatggtttttgtgactgcacttgaagaaactttcaaagttctggaaattttacggattgactgaagtaatgatggactgttgtttctctttgcttatttgagctgttcttgccataatatggacttggtcttttatcaaatagggtgatattctgtataccacaactaccttgtcacaacacaattgttTGTCTCAAaggtattaagaaggaaagaaattaacatttaacaaggcacacctgttatttgaaattcattccaggtaactacctcatgaagctggttgagagaatgccaagagtgtgcaaagctgtcatcaaggccaaggttggctactttgaagaatctcatatataaaatatattttgatttatttaacattattggttactacatgattcggtgtgtgttatttcatagttttgatgccttcatcattattcacaatgtaaaaaaaatagtcaaaataaagaaaaacccttgaatgagtaggtgtgtccaaacttttgactggtactgtatgttttttcaacaacaggttatggtcaatattatcaaaggctgcactgaaatctaacagtacagctcccacaatcttcttattatcaatttctttcaaccaatcatcagtcatttgtgtcagtgcagtacatgttgaatgcccttcactataagcatgctgaaagtctgttgttaatttgtttacagagaaatagcattgtatttggtcaaacacaattcttTCCAACAGTTTGCTCAGAGCTGGCGGCAaactgataggtctgctgtttcAACCaataaaggccgctttaccactcttgggtagcgaaattactttggcttccctccaggtctgaggacaaagactttcctgtAGGCCCAGATGAATGATATGACAGATatgagtggctatagagtcagctaccatcctcagtagctttccatctatgttatcaatgccaggaggtttgtcattgtCGATCGATAACAATCCTTTTTCAcatctcccacactaactttacaaaattgaAACTTGCAAAACTTTTCTTTCATAGTTGCGATGCTTTtctttttttatgcatgaatacaatggctcactgttcgttgttgtcatttcctgcctaagtttgcacAATTTGCTACATGTAATGAAGTAATCGCTAAAATAATTggtgaataagccatctgattcgatgaaagatggaatTGAATTTGtttttctgcccataatttaatttaaagtacttcaaagtttttttccatcattcttcatatcattgatcttggctttaTAATACAGtttctgtttatttttgttgagtttagtcacataattcctcaatttgcagtaagtcagccagtcagatgtgcagccagacttattagccactccttttgccccatctctttcaaccacacagtttttcaattcctcatcaatccattgAGCCTTAACAGTTccaacagtcagtttcttaacaggtgcatgtttatgaataattggaagaagcaatttcataaattcatcaattGCAGTATCTGGATGCtacttattaatcacatcagaccaacaaatatttttaacatcatccacataagagtcacagcaaagtCTTTTGTATGATCTTACACAATATTTATTTTactctcttatacactattttagatCCATTTAGTTAAATGATAATAAATAGCAAAAAAAACATCCAAACACATACCACAAATTTACTCATTGCGTCTCCTGAATTCCTCTCAGGTGTCTTTCAACGTAACAGTGACGGCAGATGAATGTATAGACAGGGAGAGGTCTTTTCTGATTGGCCCATTGGGCATAAAAGACAAGCTGAAGGTGAGCTTGTCGACTCGCTGCGAGTGTGAATGTGATGACCCCAAGGAGGAGAATCACAAGGACTGCGACGGGAAGGGTAAAGTCAAATGTGGCATGTGCAGGTAAGGCGGGCATTGGTTGGGATATACAACAAATAGCATGTGCTTTTGTTTCCCCAATATATTCCAACTTATGTTGATATAGTCAATATTTAATCCAATATATGATGCATGATTTCCCCTTCATCCCCCTAGAAGTGCATTGAGTCACCTGAAAAACAAAGAAACTGAGAAACATGGATTGTTATGAACCATCTATTTCATTCTATTTtctatactgtatttctattCTCTGTACTCAGGGGGAACAAAAAGACACCACAATTTTGGGGGGTGGTAAATGTAAAGTCTTCACAAGCAATCAGTACAGTAGGCTTTTTCCTCCCAACTCTGTGCAGTTGCAATGCCGGCTTCGTGGGTCAGAAGTGCGAGTGCGCCATCGGGGAGAAGGACGAGAGCTCTCTGAGGGCGGCATGCCGGAAGGACAACGGCACGGAGTGCGAAGGACgaggggactgtgtgtgtggcatttgcCAGTGCTATGCCCAACAAGGCGGCAGCACCTACTACGGCACGCACTGCGAGTGTGAAAACGAGAGCTGCGAGAAGTTTCAGAACAAACTGTGTGGAGGTGCAGTCTGATAGAATATATGAAAATAtcaataaatttaaaaaatagatTAATAGATTTTTACAGAAACATTGGAAATATAGatggaaatatatatacagtacatgtactgtataacaaTAGAAAGAACACCTGCCATCTGATAATGACAGTCTCATTATGACGGAGGGTACACACGTGAAGTATTAAAACAATTCTGACGTAAaatcatgtctctgtgttgaaggGAACGGGAAATGCCGTTGTAAAATTTGCGAATGCAACCCCGAGTACGAAGGCACCGCCTGCCAATGCAAGAAGTCGGATGAGCAGTGTCGCACACCAAGCGGGAGCGTGTGCAGCGGCAGGGGCACATGCCAGTGTAACCAGTGCAAGTGTATCGAGGGCTACCAGCGGCCCTACTGTCTGACCTGTCCCGCCTGCCAGACTCCCTGTATAACCAAGGGGTAAGACGGCCTGGGCCCACCTTTTTCACTCACTCAACCACTGTATTCACTGGCCCCTTTAGGTAATGTTGTTGGATCCATCGTGTACATGTTAAATTGCATCACAACCATAGGACAAACAAAGACGGTTACCATTGACCGTAAAGGATGACTGGTAGAATAGAATGTAGCACTTAAAAATATCATTTCTGCGTGTTGCCATCTTACTCAACGCGAGGGGTTTTGGAACCAAAGCATGTGTTGAAGTCCTTAAAGGGAGAAGACAAAATGTTGAGCAAGGAAGTTTTCCACTCTCTACCTCGTTCTTCTATTTTCAGGAAGTGCATCGAGTGTCTGGGCTTTCAGACAGGCCCGTTCAGCAAGAACTGCTCCCAGACCTGTAAGAGTATTAATGAATTTGAGATGGTGGAGACATTGCCACCTGGTAAGCCTTGTGACGTGAGGGATGTGGAGAACTGCCGGGTGTTCTTTATCATTAAACAGTTGGATGGAGAGGACAACTACTCCGCCCAGATACTAAAGACCAGAGGTAAGAGACGTATGTCTTGTGCAACTAAAAAGTATGCCCATGTTACCTTCATAGCCCACAGAAAACAGATCATGTTTGCTGGGTGTTTTAGTTGACCGACCACGTTGTTTGATGGGCATCAAGATAAAGCCTCCAAGTCACATTGAAAGCATCTGAATCACAGTGTCCGAGAGATGTTTGCTACCAAATGTTTTCACAGTAAACGTAACATGCTACAGCCTCCAGGACGGCCTAAAAATGTATGGTTGTTAATGTCTGTCATAATTGTTTTAGAATGTCCGGAGTTGCCAAACATCTACGCCATCATTGGAGGCTCCATTGCGGGCGTGGCCCTGATCGGCTTACTGATCCTGCTCATCATCAAAGCCATCCTCTACATGAGAGACGTGAAGGAGTTCCGCAGGTTTGAGAATGAGCAGAAGAAAGGAAAGTGGTCCCCGGTGAGTGACATTTGCTACTTCATAGAAATCATCACTTTGGCCCAGATTCATTATTCCCTTTTTTATGTGCTTTTCTCTCTATGCGTATTCTGACAAAgaacttaagcatgagaataaCATACTATATTCACCCACTATTAGTTTGAAGTGGAGCTTGAATAAATGAATATGTGACCTTGAATTAGTTCCCTAATAATTCTACCACCTTTACGCgcgaggaaaccatgaataagatCTAGCGAACCTACCAGTTCCAAATGGAAAAAGCATTTACATTTGGTGCATTTAGAAATTgcaccattctccatgcactgtaatctACAACTTGGTAAGGTCTATCGATAAGAGCTGTGTCAATTAGTAATCCATTTGgagaaggggattgtaaatacGCATAGCAATTATTTTTAGATGATTTTTCCTTATGATCCCTGGACACTAATGGGAAACCAGCCATatggaagcaaactgaaaatCATATGAACATGACATGTACTGCACAGTGAAAAGGGATATAAATAGCAGTGCCGATCAGAATTCTGATTGTGTACCCTTATAATATGTGTGCATGAAATTTGGAGATCCAAGCTATAGGCTTATGTAGGGTCGAACCTGCCGAATTGATGTATGCCAGTGTTTCCAAACTCGGTAGTGGGGACCCCAAAATGTGCAATGCTTGGTGATTacttgattatttgaatcagctgtgtagtgctatgaCAAAAAACTAAATGTGCAACTAAATGTGCACCCTTATATGCCCAGGCCTTTCTccattttattttacaatttgtatcatgctaaatattagccactatcggTAGCCACtgtcagtaatacccacatacatttcattttgcatcattccattccattccgttTACCTTCCTTTCCCCTCTCATGTCCTTGTAAATTGTTCTTGAGGGTCGCTAGCATTAGTGGATCATCTTAGGCTAAAGTTGTGTAATAATTTAGGACACGTAACctatttgaattattatgaaACTCATTGAGAattagggtagatttataggattATTGTTCAACCCCTATTGTACTTTTTTTTCACATTCCAATATTTAATGGATTGAACTCGAATATGGTAACTTTCAGaagaaatcaaaatgtattttctgtaCAGTGTTTTGTGCATAAATGCTCTCCAAGTTTTTTTTCAAGGATTCATACATACTTTTCTAACCAAAAAATATGcctaaataatctacaagatcAGTCTTTTTTTAATCCACCAGTTGGTGCTGAAACGGAGACGAATATGCAtagatggctttctttcattgacccttatattctgaacccgttctcgcaatatattctattgagtctgtcgacAAAATTCTAATTAAAGGTGCttcgtatttaaagggatggcttaagacAAAAGTACTGAAAACCccattgaatgaaaactccacgaAAATATGTTGGCCGCAAGCGGGATGGTTTCAGTGgttgaattaaatgtattcagAGTGCGCAAAGTAGCCACACCTGCTGAGCGCGTTACTCGACTAAATAcagtaagtctgaataccaaatactgagaagtgcgtaggaGGAAAGGCATACATTCTTAATTGGGATCGGGCTCTTTGAGAATAGATAGAGCTGCACAGCATTGGTCTCCAGAACCGGAGGAGACTTGTTTATAAAGCGCTTTTGCAAGATTTGATCAGTAACTGTGCGTAAGTCGAAATCCATGCCAATGTTGTGATTTGCTATAAATGTATGGCTGGCAAAGACAGCAGCTATTTAAAACAAGACACCGCATTTATCACTCCAGATATCTGAGTTCCATACATTACTGATTTTTCATCATACGTAATTTACTATCTTTCTCAATAGGGAGACAATCCACTATTCATGAACGCGACCACCACCGTGGCTAACCCTACCTTCACTGGAGAATAAGATCAACATCAGTCAGCCCAGACAATCAAGTTGGATTCAAATACATGTACAtttattgtttctgttttaatgtgcttttttttctccacaatttatAAGTTGGTTTACAAATAGTATTTTTTTATGTGTTCCAAGACTGAATTCAAGAATGATCATGCACTGATTGGAAAAAAACTGCTGCAATGTTGCTACAGGGTCCTTCCACCTAAAAAAAGACCAAGTAAGAGGTTTTTGACACCCACCGTCTCAGATTATTCTGAAATGGTTTCTGTTAACgttagcattcctgcaacattattttgttggaACAatatttgatctctgagaaattaagctaatttaTTGCACggaaattggccattttaatttataggattcatataatattcaacaATTATAGTACCTAATatccgatttggaccaaacttttGATAACAATGggtaagacatgaggaatcaaAAGAAGTGGTCAAAAGCCATCCACGGACCCCCCCCTATTAATTAATTTTGTTCCTTCAACCAATGtaatgtattctcagtgaattGAGTGAGGTTTTTTTCCCCTGTTCAGAGGAATTAGTCATTGAAGTTGTTGGGTCCTACATCCTGACCACTAAATGGTGCTGTTCCTGCTATTTGGGGATAATTTATTAAAGATtttcttaccctgtaagcagtttaCGGACCAGGTATGACAGCAACCCATtatttggttttgtttaccttgccactgtttcaaatgctaactttttagcatttgtgtcacaaatccaatgcaagttAATGGTACCTATATTAGGATAATTCACGCTTTATATCCAAATCATCCTAAAGTttcaaataatgtattgtgta
The genomic region above belongs to Oncorhynchus mykiss isolate Arlee chromosome 3, USDA_OmykA_1.1, whole genome shotgun sequence and contains:
- the cd18 gene encoding CD18 protein precursor (The RefSeq protein has 4 substitutions, 4 frameshifts compared to this genomic sequence), giving the protein MYKCVSLLLLLMGRGVLSQEVEVCSKTVINSCRDCIRSGAYCTWCKQLNSTKPGEQEAARCDTRAQLEERGCMGKDIVSPLNILTVTKNTALSTNAFVKDEPIQLRPQEVNPKLRPGLPRTFKLDFRRVEGYPVDLYYLMDLSYSMEDDLRSIKTLGNELFKALQGITKQGRIGFGSFVDKTVLPFTNTNPEKLKKPCEEKELFCQPAFGYRHVLSMTENKADFNREVDKQRISGNLDSPEGRLDAIMQAAVCGDRIGWRNSSTRLIVLTTDDGFHMAGDGKQAGILEPNDERCYMDNKLYTKSNDMDYPSVGQVASQLEKNNIQPIFAVTKNMENVYRELSRMIPKSEVGVLSEDSKNVVELIQAAYNRLSSKVTVTHDALPDNVRVTYTPLCPGRGTRRDKGVCGNVKVGDLVSFNVTVTADECIDRERSFLIGPLGIKDKLKVSLSTRCECECDDPKEENHKDCDGKGKVKCGMCSCNAGFVGQKCECAIGEKDESSLRAACRKDNGTECEGRGDCVCGICQCYAQQGGSTYYGTHCECENESCEKFQNKLCGGNGKCRCKICECNPEYEGTACQCKKSDEQCRTPSGSVCSGRGTCQCNQCKCIEGYQRPYCLTCPACQTPCITKGKCIECLGFQTGPFSKNCSQTCKSINEFEMVETLPPGKPCDVRDVENCRVFFIIKQLDGEDNYSAQILKTRECPELPNIYAIIGGSIAGVALIGLLILLIIKAILYMRDVKEFRRFENEQKKGKWSPGDNPLFMNATTTVANPTFTGE